A genomic stretch from Tissierellales bacterium includes:
- the thiI gene encoding tRNA uracil 4-sulfurtransferase ThiI: MEKVISVSVGELALKGLNRKFFEDKLISQIKGATKDLGAPSIYKEQGKFYIEGEEKYYDQIINRVKKIFGIVYLSPCIKVGKNMSEIKEGSICTLRKVLDNKNINTFKVETNRVDKSFPLESPKVSREIGGLILGKFQNLTVDVHNPNIYLYIDIKENCYIYTEKIKGYGGLPVGTNGEGLLLLSGGIDSPVAGFLMAKRGIKIHAVHYHSYPFTGKRSEEKVKALAKILSMYTGEITIYSVNILEVQKEINEKCPSKEMTILSRRFMMRIAEEIALKHNINGLITGESLGQVASQTIEGIGVTNASVTLPVLRPLIGFDKVDIIDIARDIETYETSILPYDDCCTLFLPKHPVTKPRLKDIEKSEEKLDVEGLVEKALDTMKVIKIIP; the protein is encoded by the coding sequence ATGGAAAAAGTAATTAGTGTAAGTGTAGGAGAATTAGCCCTTAAAGGATTAAATAGAAAATTTTTTGAAGATAAATTAATAAGTCAAATTAAAGGTGCTACAAAAGATTTAGGAGCTCCATCTATTTATAAAGAACAAGGAAAGTTTTATATAGAAGGGGAAGAAAAATATTATGATCAAATAATTAATAGAGTAAAAAAAATATTCGGTATAGTATATCTTAGTCCTTGTATTAAAGTAGGCAAAAATATGTCGGAAATTAAGGAAGGTTCTATTTGTACTCTTAGAAAAGTTTTAGATAATAAGAATATAAATACATTTAAGGTAGAGACTAATAGGGTAGATAAAAGCTTTCCTTTAGAATCTCCAAAGGTTTCTCGTGAAATAGGGGGGCTAATATTAGGAAAATTTCAAAATTTAACTGTTGATGTTCATAATCCAAATATTTATTTATATATTGATATTAAAGAAAACTGTTATATATATACAGAAAAGATTAAAGGTTATGGAGGATTACCTGTAGGAACTAATGGAGAAGGACTATTGTTATTATCTGGGGGAATAGATAGTCCAGTTGCTGGTTTCTTAATGGCTAAAAGGGGAATAAAAATACATGCAGTTCATTATCATAGCTATCCTTTTACTGGAAAACGATCTGAAGAAAAAGTAAAAGCATTAGCTAAAATTCTATCAATGTATACAGGAGAAATAACTATCTATAGTGTAAACATATTAGAAGTCCAAAAAGAAATAAATGAAAAATGCCCTTCAAAAGAAATGACTATTCTTTCTAGAAGATTTATGATGAGAATTGCAGAAGAAATTGCTTTAAAACATAATATAAATGGATTAATTACAGGGGAAAGTTTGGGGCAAGTTGCTAGTCAGACTATAGAAGGTATTGGTGTTACTAATGCCAGTGTGACTTTGCCTGTATTAAGACCTTTAATTGGATTTGATAAAGTTGATATTATAGATATTGCTAGGGATATAGAAACCTATGAAACCTCAATATTACCTTATGATGATTGCTGTACATTGTTTTTACCTAAGCATCCTGTTACTAAACCCCGATTAAAAGATATTGAAAAGTCTGAGGAAAAATTAGATGTTGAAGGTCTAGTAGAAAAGGCTTTAGATACTATGAAAGTAATAAAAATTATTCCATAA